One Verrucomicrobiaceae bacterium genomic window carries:
- a CDS encoding FkbM family methyltransferase, whose product MLARLIYPYGAVRRVLFGPAAGTRFHVAPGMGLMYALGADHRRALSLLSDHLPEGGVFYDIGANQGQFSIGLAPRVGSKGMVLAVEPLPENQCALAANLALGDYPQVQMVKAAISASGGLRSFSFDTTRATMGTFAESAVKLDCGSSASLTVETMPLDELAASHGRMPNCIKIDVEGAADEVLAGASGVLEAARPFLMVELHISDQHDRERRVLMSLAERLDYSISMFDGLPVSAARPPGEYQAWCVPLHR is encoded by the coding sequence TTGCTTGCCCGCCTCATTTATCCCTATGGAGCAGTGCGCCGGGTGCTTTTCGGCCCTGCTGCGGGCACGAGATTTCATGTGGCTCCCGGTATGGGGCTGATGTACGCGCTAGGGGCAGATCATCGTCGTGCACTGTCCTTGCTTTCAGACCATCTGCCAGAAGGTGGTGTCTTTTATGACATCGGTGCCAATCAGGGGCAGTTTTCGATCGGGCTTGCTCCAAGGGTCGGAAGCAAGGGAATGGTCCTGGCGGTGGAGCCTCTTCCCGAAAACCAATGCGCCTTGGCCGCAAATCTGGCACTGGGAGACTACCCGCAAGTACAAATGGTCAAGGCGGCCATCAGCGCCTCAGGCGGACTACGAAGCTTCTCTTTCGACACCACGCGCGCCACCATGGGTACCTTTGCCGAGTCTGCGGTGAAGCTCGATTGTGGATCATCCGCTAGTTTGACCGTTGAAACGATGCCCCTGGATGAACTGGCAGCTAGTCATGGAAGAATGCCAAACTGCATCAAAATTGATGTGGAAGGAGCTGCGGACGAGGTGCTCGCCGGGGCCTCTGGAGTCCTTGAAGCTGCACGCCCTTTTCTAATGGTGGAACTGCATATCTCCGACCAACATGACCGTGAAAGGCGAGTCTTGATGAGTCTTGCCGAAAGGCTCGATTACTCGATTTCGATGTTTGACGGCCTACCTGTCAGTGCGGCACGGCCTCCCGGAGAGTACCAAGCATGGTGCGTCCCCCTTCACCGATGA
- a CDS encoding FkbM family methyltransferase produces MKCFADHATRNMQFLDVGTHWGVFTLAAIHYGGKGVRVVGIEASSDAVAVYKENLQLNNVVSQVDIINAACGESVGELKMLTTGAGGADYLVVPAGERFDTVTVPQVTIDSTVVSAGFKPTHVKIDVEGFEEEVLRGAFQTLRNFKPTVFLELHGLLINNRGKRPQNVLGLLREAGYSKWLNLDNQVITTEELEACGYNARFIAINPVG; encoded by the coding sequence ATGAAATGCTTTGCCGATCACGCGACACGAAACATGCAGTTTTTGGATGTCGGGACCCATTGGGGAGTTTTCACACTCGCCGCTATTCATTACGGTGGAAAAGGGGTTCGCGTTGTTGGAATTGAGGCTTCAAGTGATGCGGTGGCTGTGTACAAAGAAAACTTACAATTAAATAATGTGGTAAGCCAGGTTGATATAATTAACGCAGCCTGTGGTGAGTCAGTTGGCGAGCTTAAAATGCTAACCACTGGAGCCGGCGGTGCAGATTATTTGGTCGTGCCTGCGGGTGAGCGTTTTGACACGGTTACAGTCCCCCAGGTTACAATTGATTCTACCGTGGTAAGTGCAGGGTTTAAGCCCACTCACGTTAAAATAGATGTCGAAGGTTTTGAAGAGGAGGTTCTCCGCGGGGCATTCCAAACACTGCGAAACTTCAAGCCAACAGTGTTTCTCGAACTGCATGGATTGCTGATAAATAATCGCGGAAAGAGACCGCAAAACGTGCTTGGACTGTTGCGCGAAGCCGGCTACAGCAAGTGGCTGAATCTCGACAACCAAGTCATAACCACAGAGGAACTGGAGGCTTGTGGTTACAACGCTAGGTTTATTGCGATCAATCCAGTCGGCTGA
- a CDS encoding glycosyltransferase family 4 protein gives MKVAYFLSHPIQYQTPMLREFVAAGLDVVTVYGDVSTAGAYFDRDYQQVISWEKPLLEGYPHEVLEAPTWENWPWAWKKVAEVWLKRCRPNVVWVHGWGTAFALGALMAAHACGVPILLRGETHLRCLKPGILWHWLHRAVLSRVFTQVDQFLAIGSANREFYRSYGVAEDRISLVPYVTDNEHFQRACLAAAAGREEFRRSLGLEQGRPVLLFIGRLSWEKNLPTLFEAMRLLQQELPQESRPILLIGGEGPFSKEIRALAAERAGEDVRFLGFTQQSRLPALFDVSDALVLPSSIEPWGMVVNEAMNAGLPLILSDRVGSWDDLLRHGENGVVFETMNPRSLADAIRRVTGDPAFAERAGRASLRCVNQWGPAFAAQGLREALEKVDQRRGGVNASVWSAPARRSGIELAYIGVHEVFQLAIAAQEMGELRGLQCSVIDGPGKLGRLASRFIRLPSAHPLGCEILPPEKTIELSLPLASLRLAGWARGAKVDPTRFHSFFEHLAARRLAHSDAGIVVGAETCSRSWFEAAKRRGMKCVLDAHGIPAPFLDAARRRGAEEFGLPVQQPCDSPEMTWHKQQERNLADVILLCSEMQKEAYASIGEDVSRMRPVPLWLDTSFWFESKPRPPAVLPLRIMFAGTATLAKGIPYLLKALEQTGDAVHLSIVGPLAGEIRHLAEPVQKWLTVLPYKSREELRDFYATQHLLVLPSLGDSFGFVALEAMACGLPVILTNHCGAPVPHPSWRVPTHDAQALADRLMWYAADAARVDEDSRIARAFAAQFPPSEYRRKVREIYEELLAA, from the coding sequence ATGAAGGTGGCCTATTTTCTCTCCCACCCGATCCAGTATCAGACACCGATGCTGCGGGAGTTTGTGGCGGCAGGTCTGGATGTGGTCACGGTCTATGGGGATGTCTCCACGGCGGGCGCTTACTTTGATCGAGATTACCAGCAGGTCATTTCTTGGGAGAAGCCACTTCTGGAAGGCTATCCCCACGAGGTTCTGGAGGCACCGACCTGGGAAAACTGGCCCTGGGCATGGAAAAAAGTGGCGGAGGTGTGGCTGAAGCGCTGCCGACCGAATGTGGTGTGGGTGCATGGTTGGGGAACAGCCTTCGCTTTGGGCGCACTGATGGCGGCGCATGCCTGCGGGGTGCCGATTCTACTGCGCGGGGAGACGCATCTGCGTTGTCTGAAGCCCGGCATTTTGTGGCACTGGCTGCACCGTGCCGTGCTCTCGCGTGTGTTCACGCAGGTGGATCAGTTTCTGGCGATTGGATCGGCGAATCGCGAGTTCTATCGCAGTTACGGCGTGGCGGAGGATCGCATCTCGCTGGTGCCGTATGTGACGGACAACGAGCACTTTCAGCGTGCCTGCCTAGCCGCTGCGGCGGGACGCGAGGAGTTTCGCCGCTCGCTTGGCCTTGAGCAGGGCCGTCCGGTGTTGCTTTTCATCGGCCGTCTGAGCTGGGAAAAGAATCTCCCGACTCTCTTTGAGGCGATGCGGCTGCTTCAGCAGGAACTGCCGCAGGAATCTCGCCCCATCTTGCTCATCGGCGGGGAGGGACCGTTCTCGAAAGAGATCCGTGCGTTGGCGGCGGAGCGGGCAGGGGAGGATGTGCGCTTCCTCGGCTTCACGCAGCAGTCCCGGCTTCCTGCTTTGTTCGATGTGAGCGATGCGCTGGTTCTCCCATCCAGCATCGAGCCGTGGGGCATGGTGGTGAACGAGGCGATGAATGCGGGCCTGCCGTTGATCTTGAGTGATCGAGTTGGCTCATGGGATGATCTGCTACGTCACGGCGAGAATGGCGTGGTGTTTGAAACTATGAACCCGCGTTCCCTGGCGGATGCGATCCGCCGTGTGACGGGTGATCCTGCTTTCGCGGAACGGGCAGGTCGAGCAAGCCTGCGCTGTGTGAATCAGTGGGGTCCCGCCTTTGCGGCACAAGGCCTGCGGGAGGCTCTGGAGAAGGTGGATCAAAGGCGCGGCGGCGTGAATGCCTCGGTATGGTCTGCACCGGCACGCCGCTCCGGTATCGAACTGGCCTACATCGGGGTGCATGAGGTGTTCCAGCTCGCCATCGCGGCGCAGGAGATGGGTGAGCTTCGCGGGTTGCAATGCTCGGTCATTGATGGGCCTGGTAAACTCGGACGATTGGCCTCGCGCTTCATACGGCTGCCCTCCGCTCATCCTCTAGGCTGCGAGATTTTGCCGCCGGAAAAAACCATCGAACTGTCGCTGCCGCTGGCTTCCCTGCGGCTGGCAGGCTGGGCTCGTGGTGCCAAGGTGGACCCGACACGCTTTCATTCTTTTTTCGAGCATCTGGCGGCCCGCAGGCTAGCTCATTCGGACGCAGGCATCGTCGTGGGAGCGGAGACCTGCTCCCGCAGTTGGTTTGAGGCGGCGAAACGACGCGGCATGAAGTGCGTGCTGGATGCCCATGGCATTCCCGCACCCTTTTTGGATGCGGCGAGAAGGCGTGGCGCGGAGGAATTTGGCCTCCCGGTTCAGCAGCCCTGTGACAGTCCTGAAATGACCTGGCATAAGCAGCAGGAACGAAATCTGGCCGATGTGATCCTGCTCTGCTCCGAGATGCAGAAGGAGGCTTATGCCAGCATCGGCGAGGATGTCTCCCGCATGCGCCCGGTGCCGCTGTGGCTGGATACGAGCTTCTGGTTTGAATCAAAACCGCGTCCTCCAGCCGTACTGCCTCTGCGGATAATGTTTGCGGGCACGGCCACGCTGGCGAAGGGTATTCCGTATCTTTTGAAGGCGCTGGAGCAGACGGGTGATGCGGTGCATCTCTCCATCGTGGGGCCGTTGGCCGGTGAAATCCGCCATCTGGCGGAGCCGGTTCAAAAATGGCTCACCGTGCTGCCCTACAAATCCCGTGAGGAACTGCGGGATTTTTACGCCACGCAGCATCTGCTGGTGCTGCCTTCACTGGGAGATTCCTTCGGCTTTGTGGCCCTGGAGGCGATGGCCTGCGGCCTACCGGTGATTTTGACGAATCACTGTGGAGCTCCCGTGCCGCATCCTTCGTGGCGGGTGCCGACGCATGATGCGCAAGCGCTGGCGGACCGCCTCATGTGGTATGCTGCCGATGCTGCCCGCGTGGATGAGGATAGCCGCATAGCGCGTGCCTTTGCCGCGCAGTTTCCGCCTTCCGAATACCGCCGGAAGGTGCGGGAGATTTATGAGGAGCTACTGGCTGCCTGA
- a CDS encoding NAD(P)-dependent oxidoreductase: MSQNILVTGGTGAVGTFLVKELRSRGHNVFVADMKHHNDPNYARCDVGEFRQVENLWRGGGWSHGYCNKPRSFDVVYHLAAEFGRWNGEDYYEQVWRSNAVGTKNILRMQEREGFKAVYFSSSEVYGDFEGVMSEDVMDKHEIRQMNDYALSKWVNEQQVMNSATQFNTQSVRVRLFNTYGPGEPYSKYRSVICLFCYRLLHDMPITVYRGYKRTSTYISDMARTLSNISSNFKAGEVYNIGGEDFHDIEEAAALVLKHTGRESRRAELVSVKDEEVLTTRVKRVDCSKAKRDLDLKTTVTLDEGIKNTVEWMRDFYRLK; this comes from the coding sequence ATGAGTCAAAACATCCTCGTCACCGGCGGCACTGGCGCAGTCGGCACCTTCCTTGTCAAAGAACTCCGCTCCCGTGGTCACAATGTCTTCGTGGCCGATATGAAGCACCACAACGATCCGAACTACGCCCGGTGCGACGTCGGCGAGTTCCGCCAGGTGGAGAACCTGTGGCGCGGCGGCGGCTGGAGTCATGGCTATTGCAACAAGCCCCGCTCCTTTGATGTCGTCTATCACCTCGCGGCCGAGTTTGGCCGCTGGAACGGGGAGGACTACTACGAGCAGGTCTGGCGCAGCAATGCCGTGGGCACCAAGAACATCCTGCGCATGCAGGAGCGTGAAGGCTTCAAGGCGGTGTACTTCTCCTCCTCCGAGGTGTATGGTGACTTTGAAGGCGTGATGAGCGAGGACGTGATGGACAAGCACGAGATCCGCCAGATGAACGACTATGCCCTCTCCAAGTGGGTGAACGAGCAGCAGGTCATGAACAGCGCTACCCAGTTCAACACTCAAAGCGTGCGTGTGCGCCTCTTCAACACCTACGGTCCCGGCGAGCCTTACAGCAAGTACCGCTCTGTCATCTGCCTCTTCTGCTACCGTCTGCTGCATGACATGCCGATCACCGTCTATCGCGGCTACAAGCGCACCAGCACCTACATCAGCGACATGGCCCGCACCCTGTCGAACATCAGCTCCAATTTCAAAGCTGGTGAGGTTTACAACATCGGTGGAGAGGACTTCCATGACATCGAGGAGGCCGCGGCGCTGGTTCTGAAGCACACGGGGCGTGAAAGCCGTCGGGCTGAACTCGTGAGCGTGAAGGACGAGGAGGTGCTCACCACCCGCGTGAAGCGCGTGGACTGCTCCAAGGCCAAACGCGATCTCGACTTGAAGACCACCGTGACTCTCGACGAAGGCATCAAGAACACCGTCGAGTGGATGCGTGATTTTTACCGATTGAAGTAA
- a CDS encoding glycosyltransferase → MTVIPLTVIIPAHRRVRKLLHTLEVVFGCSPVPDEVVVHIDGGCQEVMNEVSGLFPQVKLLASASLLGPGGSRDRMIRVAKHEWVVTFDDDSFPESPGFFARVMADIEKFPEAAVLSWDTLSDEKAAAGFHHIAVFSGCGSVFNRPWYLRTKGFVSRVVAYGFEEVDVSLQLHCLGGRVIYDPCLRVVHDHPMPETLPRQIVAGAILNAFLFPLCRYPLLLLPWAALTGLRYAIRVLLKGEAGAVWLALRQLPAEVWNILRLRTPLPLTGVLGWLKLRRHPQALGLKTDLPR, encoded by the coding sequence GTGACTGTCATTCCACTCACGGTCATCATTCCTGCGCACCGTCGGGTGCGGAAGCTGCTTCATACCCTGGAAGTGGTATTTGGCTGCTCCCCGGTTCCTGACGAGGTGGTGGTACATATTGATGGGGGCTGCCAGGAAGTCATGAATGAGGTTTCGGGTTTGTTTCCGCAGGTGAAGCTCCTGGCGAGCGCGTCTTTGTTGGGACCTGGAGGATCTAGGGACCGCATGATTCGGGTGGCAAAGCACGAGTGGGTGGTGACCTTTGATGATGACTCGTTTCCGGAGAGTCCCGGTTTCTTCGCCCGTGTGATGGCCGACATCGAAAAGTTTCCTGAGGCAGCAGTGCTGAGCTGGGATACCCTATCTGATGAAAAAGCGGCGGCGGGGTTTCATCATATCGCGGTATTCTCGGGCTGCGGGAGTGTGTTTAACCGCCCGTGGTATCTGCGGACGAAAGGTTTTGTGTCGCGGGTGGTGGCTTACGGGTTCGAGGAAGTGGATGTGAGCCTTCAATTGCACTGCCTTGGGGGGCGGGTGATTTATGATCCTTGCCTTCGCGTGGTTCACGATCATCCGATGCCGGAAACGCTGCCTCGGCAAATCGTGGCCGGGGCTATCTTGAACGCTTTTTTGTTCCCGCTGTGCCGATATCCCCTTCTTTTGCTGCCTTGGGCCGCCTTGACTGGGCTGCGCTACGCCATCCGAGTGCTGCTCAAGGGGGAAGCAGGTGCAGTGTGGCTAGCGTTGCGCCAGCTACCCGCAGAGGTTTGGAACATTTTGCGACTCAGGACACCGCTGCCTTTGACGGGGGTGCTTGGCTGGCTGAAACTGCGCCGTCACCCGCAGGCACTTGGCTTGAAGACTGACTTGCCGAGATGA
- a CDS encoding glycosyltransferase family 4 protein has translation MSHKKVLFIQPFSVGAVGGGPQILKSVVKDAPCEVTSICTAFCERLPEQSLCPEYLVPLRPRLGRLDRTRFAHLGGYMEAAFVPFFTRRLSRQVHSLSPDAVHLVPHSWGDFVVAHRLAVKMGVPVHVSVHDDLGYTAARHPMKKRMMRELGALWRGAATRFVICEEMGQEYNQRYGFRPYLIHTDGVSEAAATAYLPPAKDIRVYFMGMMNQPYVANVRVLEQALEIVRSTGRFNPSLTLRTQGLASGHPLTTILPFASKEVVEREMADQHLLYLPLPFGKEFRALGQLGFSTKMISYLASGMPIMYHGPDYTAAGRYLERNEGALCIHTNDAAAMAEQLLQVLSEPMELARLASRGVTLANRDFNSHALKQRFWGAVLSDELLTRSSSSQ, from the coding sequence ATGAGTCATAAGAAAGTGCTATTCATCCAGCCCTTCAGCGTGGGGGCAGTGGGAGGTGGTCCACAGATTCTGAAATCTGTGGTCAAAGACGCACCATGCGAAGTAACAAGCATCTGCACGGCGTTTTGTGAAAGGCTTCCCGAGCAGTCGCTGTGCCCGGAGTATTTGGTTCCGCTCAGGCCTCGCTTGGGTCGTTTAGACCGGACGAGGTTTGCCCATCTGGGAGGATATATGGAAGCCGCTTTTGTTCCCTTCTTCACAAGGCGTTTAAGTCGGCAGGTTCACTCACTTAGTCCTGATGCGGTCCATCTGGTTCCGCATTCATGGGGGGACTTTGTTGTCGCCCACCGCTTGGCCGTGAAGATGGGGGTTCCAGTTCATGTGAGCGTGCATGATGATCTTGGTTACACAGCGGCACGCCACCCCATGAAAAAGCGCATGATGAGGGAGCTCGGAGCATTGTGGCGTGGGGCTGCAACGCGGTTTGTTATCTGTGAAGAAATGGGCCAGGAGTACAACCAGCGCTACGGGTTCCGGCCCTATTTAATTCATACCGACGGTGTGAGTGAAGCTGCTGCGACCGCATACTTGCCGCCTGCGAAAGATATTCGTGTATATTTCATGGGCATGATGAATCAACCCTATGTCGCTAATGTTCGGGTTTTGGAGCAAGCGCTTGAGATTGTCCGGTCCACCGGACGCTTCAATCCATCCCTGACCTTGCGGACGCAGGGGTTGGCATCCGGGCACCCGTTGACAACCATCTTGCCATTCGCCTCGAAGGAAGTTGTGGAACGAGAAATGGCGGATCAACATCTTTTGTATCTCCCTCTGCCATTTGGCAAAGAGTTCCGGGCATTGGGGCAGCTCGGATTTTCGACCAAGATGATCAGTTACCTGGCGTCAGGAATGCCAATCATGTACCATGGTCCAGACTACACGGCGGCAGGCAGGTATCTGGAGCGAAACGAGGGTGCGCTGTGCATCCATACGAACGATGCAGCTGCGATGGCTGAGCAGTTGTTGCAGGTGCTCAGCGAACCGATGGAACTTGCACGGCTGGCATCGCGAGGGGTTACACTGGCAAATCGAGATTTTAACTCCCACGCCCTCAAGCAGAGGTTTTGGGGCGCTGTCTTGTCGGACGAGCTGTTGACTCGATCTTCATCAAGCCAATGA
- a CDS encoding glycosyltransferase family 4 protein encodes MIRTRPFYPSIGGLEAVMQMLAEEFARAGHAVTVVTASRNDKPDAFPFQVLRQPSLGRLLEAHREADVVIFGNISLWWFLTLCLCPRPWVATHHGWYFDTGKPVKWMDRLKVALTGLANANVSVSAAVNRFLGHPGIVIPNPFDHETFRLMPDVSRDRDLFLGRLVSDKGADVLVEALALLKHKGLRPSLTMIGSGPELEHLQKQAASLGVEDQIDFTGPLRGEELARSLNAHRIMVIPSRCSEGFGLVVIEESRVVVSQLLFLEVDYPRPLASADWSAIQ; translated from the coding sequence TTGATACGCACACGTCCTTTTTACCCGAGCATCGGCGGCTTGGAGGCTGTGATGCAGATGCTGGCGGAGGAATTCGCCCGCGCCGGGCATGCGGTGACGGTGGTGACGGCCTCACGGAATGACAAACCCGATGCATTTCCTTTCCAGGTGCTCCGCCAGCCATCCCTGGGCCGGCTTTTAGAGGCGCATCGTGAGGCGGATGTGGTGATTTTTGGCAACATCAGCCTGTGGTGGTTTTTAACGCTGTGTCTCTGCCCGCGACCTTGGGTAGCCACGCATCACGGCTGGTATTTTGACACGGGAAAGCCGGTGAAGTGGATGGACCGCCTCAAGGTGGCGCTCACAGGCCTGGCCAACGCGAATGTTTCCGTCAGCGCGGCGGTGAACCGCTTTCTCGGCCATCCCGGCATCGTCATTCCCAATCCCTTCGACCACGAAACCTTCCGCCTGATGCCCGACGTGTCGCGTGATCGAGATCTCTTCCTGGGGCGGTTGGTGTCCGACAAAGGTGCGGACGTGCTCGTCGAGGCATTGGCCTTGCTGAAGCACAAAGGTCTTCGTCCTAGCTTGACCATGATCGGGAGCGGCCCCGAACTCGAACATTTGCAAAAACAAGCTGCCAGCCTTGGCGTGGAAGATCAGATCGACTTCACCGGCCCTCTGCGTGGCGAGGAACTGGCTCGCTCGCTCAATGCCCATCGTATCATGGTGATTCCTTCCCGATGTTCAGAAGGCTTCGGTCTTGTGGTGATTGAGGAATCGCGTGTGGTTGTGTCCCAATTGCTTTTTCTAGAGGTGGATTACCCGAGGCCGTTGGCGAGTGCGGACTGGTCTGCAATTCAGTAG
- a CDS encoding glycosyltransferase, translating to MARNRGALESAGEVIVFLDDDIEVERDFVASYQAAFANPEVRATSGLVLEGERETVSMRDPRADDADYGWMFCKRNYDKPFTGCFVMAGNMGVRRVDFLAVGGMDEHFMKGAFREEADFAMRWRKSGRVVHYRPDLKLYHLGGAGVAYGGARHWTQKTIWMGWHHYFGSWYFLINHCTWRSLPHLLAVDLRSAGVNKRNLRKPWVIPFHLCRWLSALPAAVLARLEGPRLIQRHLDGEAPS from the coding sequence ATGGCGCGGAATCGCGGTGCGTTGGAGTCGGCGGGAGAGGTGATCGTGTTTCTGGATGATGACATCGAGGTGGAGCGGGACTTTGTGGCGTCGTATCAGGCGGCGTTTGCTAATCCCGAGGTTCGAGCGACTTCCGGGCTGGTGCTGGAAGGTGAGCGCGAGACCGTGAGCATGCGTGATCCTCGTGCGGACGATGCGGATTACGGCTGGATGTTCTGCAAAAGGAACTACGACAAGCCTTTCACCGGCTGCTTCGTGATGGCAGGTAACATGGGCGTGCGGCGGGTGGATTTTTTGGCGGTGGGCGGGATGGACGAGCACTTCATGAAGGGGGCTTTCCGTGAGGAGGCGGATTTCGCGATGCGCTGGCGCAAAAGCGGCCGCGTGGTGCATTACCGACCGGATTTGAAGCTCTACCACCTCGGCGGAGCCGGCGTGGCGTATGGTGGCGCACGGCATTGGACGCAGAAGACCATCTGGATGGGCTGGCATCACTACTTCGGTTCGTGGTATTTCCTGATCAATCACTGCACTTGGCGGTCACTGCCCCATTTGCTGGCAGTGGACCTCCGCTCCGCCGGAGTCAACAAGCGCAACCTGCGCAAGCCGTGGGTGATTCCTTTTCATCTGTGCCGCTGGCTTTCGGCGCTGCCTGCGGCGGTGCTGGCCCGGCTGGAGGGACCGCGCCTGATCCAGCGCCATCTGGATGGAGAGGCCCCCTCTTGA
- a CDS encoding glycosyltransferase family 4 protein: protein MPRILLSHVTGNVNSRQAAWSLAEHGWLEAFHTTLAWKPPPTLEKMLPRGLRETLSKRRLPPMVAGRVCSHPLWEVLRLMCRTLGKGNWLGMDQVAERFDQAVAEDLSRRSGVTAVYAYMDTARITFEAARARGVKTIYELPTPYWRATREIIEREKWRYPDWAVTLPEMNPDSPKMRSRDAELALADVVIVPSAFVRDSLALAPQPPRDIRVVPYGCPEPDVAAAHRHDATKPLKLLYVGTLGQGKGLADLDASLRLLKFPVDLTLIGSPQDGTYCAALNSMLSRHRWLSGLSREQVMAEMRKHDLLVLPTHYEGMALVIGEALSCGLPVITTTKAGAEPLIESQNSGFILPEGDIKALASQIGVLHNQRDMIASSSRSALVTAKENSWGLYRNQFSRIISI from the coding sequence ATGCCCCGCATCCTTCTTTCCCATGTCACCGGCAACGTCAACAGCAGGCAGGCTGCCTGGAGTCTGGCGGAGCACGGCTGGCTGGAGGCCTTTCATACCACGCTGGCCTGGAAACCTCCGCCCACGCTGGAGAAGATGCTCCCGCGTGGTCTTCGTGAAACACTTTCTAAGCGGCGGCTTCCTCCAATGGTGGCCGGCCGCGTGTGTAGCCATCCTTTATGGGAGGTGCTCCGATTGATGTGCCGTACGCTGGGCAAGGGAAACTGGCTGGGCATGGACCAGGTGGCGGAGCGATTCGATCAAGCCGTGGCGGAGGATTTGAGCCGCCGCTCGGGTGTAACGGCAGTTTACGCCTACATGGACACGGCTCGCATCACCTTTGAAGCAGCTCGGGCGAGGGGTGTGAAGACGATCTACGAACTCCCCACACCTTACTGGCGGGCTACCCGCGAGATCATCGAACGCGAAAAATGGCGCTACCCAGACTGGGCGGTCACCTTGCCTGAAATGAACCCAGACTCACCGAAAATGCGCTCGCGTGATGCCGAACTAGCTCTGGCGGATGTGGTGATCGTTCCCAGTGCCTTCGTGCGGGATAGTCTGGCCCTCGCGCCTCAACCGCCGCGTGACATTCGTGTGGTGCCCTACGGCTGTCCGGAGCCGGATGTGGCAGCCGCTCACCGGCACGACGCAACCAAACCGCTCAAGCTTCTCTATGTGGGAACTCTGGGGCAGGGAAAGGGGTTGGCGGATCTCGATGCCAGCCTGCGGCTTCTCAAGTTTCCGGTCGATCTAACTCTCATCGGCAGCCCTCAGGATGGAACATACTGTGCGGCTCTGAATTCCATGCTGAGCCGCCACCGCTGGCTCTCTGGGCTTTCACGCGAGCAGGTGATGGCTGAGATGCGCAAGCATGACCTGCTGGTGCTGCCCACGCACTACGAAGGCATGGCCTTGGTGATCGGTGAGGCACTTTCATGCGGGCTGCCAGTGATCACGACCACCAAAGCAGGGGCGGAGCCTTTGATCGAATCTCAGAACAGTGGTTTTATCCTGCCCGAAGGTGACATCAAGGCGCTGGCTTCCCAAATTGGGGTTTTGCACAATCAACGGGATATGATAGCATCATCCAGTCGAAGCGCCTTGGTCACTGCCAAAGAAAACAGCTGGGGTCTCTACCGCAACCAGTTCAGCCGCATCATTTCCATATAG
- a CDS encoding glycosyltransferase: MMTSTISCIIPTFNRRQVLVRTVEMLLDQTSPARDIVVVDQSTDIPPDVGAKLKAWHEAGQIKWVRQEGRTLRWRGIAVRWSRRER; the protein is encoded by the coding sequence ATGATGACTTCAACCATTTCCTGTATCATCCCGACTTTCAACCGGCGGCAGGTTTTGGTGCGCACGGTTGAGATGCTGCTGGATCAAACGTCTCCGGCGCGTGACATCGTGGTGGTGGACCAGTCCACGGACATTCCGCCGGATGTAGGGGCGAAGCTGAAAGCCTGGCATGAGGCAGGGCAGATCAAATGGGTGAGGCAGGAGGGCCGAACGCTTCGATGGCGCGGAATCGCGGTGCGTTGGAGTCGGCGGGAGAGGTGA